The proteins below are encoded in one region of Chrysemys picta bellii isolate R12L10 chromosome 4, ASM1138683v2, whole genome shotgun sequence:
- the LOC101943893 gene encoding olfactory receptor 8U9-like: protein MEKGNHSEATEFILSGLTDRPELQVPLFVLFLLIYGITLLGNGGMIMLIMTDPRLHTPMYYFLSNLSFCDLCFSSLISPKMLLNFLAERKSISFTACAVQLYLCIIFADAVCLLLVVMAYDRYVAICNPLLYRVTMSRQLCNQLVAGVYAVGVVDSMIHTWLTFRLSFCSSNIINHFFCDIPPLLAISCSDTRINQIVIFAFTCCIQVISFVPVLLSYVYIISTILQIRSAEGQRKAFSTCSFHLTSVVLFYGIQLFMYLRPPSSYSMDTDKVASVFYTLVIPMLNPLIYSLRNTEVKDAARKAMNKLLTNS, encoded by the coding sequence ATGGAAAAGGGAAATCACTCGGAGGCGACTGAGTTCATTCTCTCAGGACTGACAGATCGTCCGGAGCTGCAGGTCCCCCTGTTTGTGCTGTTCCTACTGATTTATGGTATCACCCTGCTGGGCAATGGAGGGATGATCATGTTAATCATGACTGATCcccgactccacacccccatgtactatttcctcagtaatttgtctttctgtgacctctgcttTTCCTCGTTAATTTCCCCTAAGATGCTGCTGAATTTCTTAGCTGAGAGGAAAAGTATTTCTTTCACTGCCTGCGCTGTGCAACTGTATCTCTGTATCATTTTTGCAGATGCTGTGTGCCTGTTGCTGGTTGTGATGGCGTATGACCgttatgtggccatctgtaacccactgctCTATAGGGTCACCATGTCCAGACAGCTTTGTAACCAGTTAGTGGCTGGGGTGTACGCTGTGGGGGTGGTGGATTCAATGATACACACGTGGCTTACATTTCGGCTGTCATTCTGCAGctccaacatcatcaatcatttcttctgtgacatccccccaCTGCTGGCAATCTCCTGTTCTGACACCCGCATCAATCAGATTGTGATCTTTGCTTTCACATGCTGCATTCAGGTGATCAGCTTTGTGCCTGTCCTCCTCTCCTATGTCTATATCATCTCGACCATCCTGCAGATCCGCTCTGCCGAGGGCCagcgcaaagccttctccacctgttcTTTCCACTTGACCTCTGTGGTCCTGTTTTATGGCATCCAACTTTTCATGTATTTACGTCCCCCCTCCAGCTATTCCATGGACACAGATAAAGTGGCCTCAGTGTTTTACACACTggtgatccccatgttgaaccccctcatctacagcctgaggaacacggAGGTGAAGGATGCCGCGAGGAAAGCAATGAATAAACTCCTAACCAATTCTTGA
- the LOC101943622 gene encoding olfactory receptor 8U9-like, translated as MEKGNHSEATEFILSGLTDRPELQVPLFGVFLLIYGITLVGNGGIFLLIRIDPRLHTPMYFFLSNLSFCDLCYSSIISPKMLQNFLAERKSISYTACAVQLYLSVLFADVECFLLAVMAYDRYVAICNPLLYTVTMSRQLCNQLVAGVYAVGLVDSMIQTCFTFRLSFCSSNIIDHFFCDIPPLLALSCSDTRINEILMFAIMCCTGVGSLVTVLLSYVYITSTILQIRFVEGRRKAFSTCTFHLTAVVLFFCTLLFMYLRPTLSYSMDTDKVASVFYTLVIPMLNPLVYSLRNMEVKDALRKAMKKLLTNFHSVLV; from the coding sequence ATGGAAAAGGGAAATCACTCGGAGGCGACTGAATTCATTCTCTCAGGATTGACAGATCGTCCGGAGCTGCAGGTCCCACTGTTTGGGGTGTTCCTACTGATTTATGgtatcaccctggtggggaatggggggataTTCTTGTTAATCAGGATTGACCcccgactccacacccccatgtactttttcctcagtaatttgtctttctgtgacctctgctaTTCCTCGATAATTTCCCCTAAGATGCTGCAAAATTTCTTAGCCGAGAGGAAAAGCATTTCTTACACTGCCTGCGCTGTGCAACTGTATCTCTCTGTCCTTTTTGCAGATGTTGAGTGCTTCTTGCTGGCTGTGATGGCGTATGACCgttatgtggccatctgtaaCCCGCTGCTCTATACGGTCACCATGTCCAGGCAGCTTTGTAACCAGCTGGTGGCTGGGGTGTACGCTGTGGGGTTGGTGGATTCAATGATACAAACGTGTTTTACATTTCGGCTGTCATTCTGCAGCTCCAACATCATcgatcatttcttctgtgacatccccccaCTGCTGGCGCTCTCCTGTTCTGACACCCGCATCAATGAGATTCTGATGTTTGCTATCATGTGCTGCACTGGAGTGGGCAGCCTTGTGACTGTCCTACTTTCCTATGTCTATatcacctccaccatcctgcagaTCCGCTTTGTCGAGGGCcggcgcaaagccttctccacctgcactttCCACTTGACCGCGGTGGTCCTGTTTTTTTGCACTCTCCTTTTCATGTATTTACGTCCCACCTTAAGCTATTCCATGGACACAGACAAAGTGGCCTCAGTGTTTTACACGCTggtgatccccatgttgaaccccctagTATATAGCCTGAGGAACATGGAGGTGAAGGACGCCCTGAGGAAAGCAATGAAGAAACTCCTAACCAATTTTCACTCAGTGCTGGTTTAG
- the LOC101943348 gene encoding olfactory receptor 5AR1-like yields the protein MEKGNHSEVTEFILSGLTDRPELQVPLFVLFLLIYGITLVGNGGMILLVTIDPQLHIPMYFFLRNLSFCDLCFSSIIFPKMLLNFFAERKSISYTACAVQLYLCIVFTDVECLLLAVMAYDRYVAICNPLLYTVTMSRQFCKVLVAGVYAVGLVDSMIHTWLTFRLSFCSSNIINHFFCDIPPLLAISCSDTRINQIVIFAFTCCIQVISFVPVLLSYVYIISTILQIRSAKGQHKAFSTCSFHLTSVVLFYGIPLFMYLRPPSSYSMDIDIVASAFYTLVMPMLNPLIYSLRNTEVKNALRKAMNKLLTNS from the coding sequence ATGGAAAAGGGAAATCACTCAGAGGTGACTGAGTTCATTCTCTCAGGACTGACAGATCGTCCGGAGCTGCAGGTCCCCCTGTTTGTGCTGTTCCTACTGATTTATGGTATCACtctggtggggaatggggggatgaTCTTGTTAGTCACGATTGATCCCCAACTCCACatccccatgtactttttcctcaggaatttgtctttctgtgacctctgcttTTCCTCAATAATTTTCCCTAAAATGCTTCTGAATTTCTTCGCTGAGAGGAAAAGTATTTCTTACACTGCCTGCGCTGTGCAACTGTATCTCTGTATTGTTTTTACAGATGTTGAGTGCCTGTTGCTGGCTGTGATGGCGTATGACCgttatgtggccatctgtaaCCCGCTGCTCTATACGGTCACCATGTCCAGGCAGTTTTGTAAAGTGCTGGTGGCTGGGGTATATGCTGTGGGGTTGGTGGATTCAATGATACACACATGGCTTACATTTCGGCTGTCATTCTGCAGctccaacatcatcaatcatttcttctgtgacatccccccaCTGCTGGCAATCTCCTGTTCTGACACCCGCATCAATCAGATTGTGATCTTTGCTTTCACCTGCTGCATTCAGGTGATCAGCTTTGTGCCTGTCCTCCTCTCCTATGTCtatatcatctccaccatcctgcagATCCGCTCTGCCAAGGGCCAgcacaaagccttctccacctgctctttCCACTTGACCTCTGTGGTCCTGTTTTATGGCATCCCACTTTTCATGTATTTACGTCCCCCCTCCAGCTATTCCATGGACATAGACATAGTGGCTTCAGCGTTTTACACGCTGGTGAtgcccatgttgaaccccctcatctacagcctgaggaacacggAGGTGAAGAACGCCCTGAGGAAAGCAATGAATAAACTCCTAACCAATTCTTGA